The Malus domestica chromosome 08, GDT2T_hap1 genomic interval ACAACCTTGCAAACCCTGAAGCTCGCCACTATTCCTCCaccctcattttcttcttctttccgctccgttttcaaacccttttcccAAACCTTCCTCTGCCACCGTAGCCGCAGACAACGATTTCCATTTCCTCTGCCCTTCTTCGTCAGAGGCCTTTCGGCTCCGGCCGCACAGGCAACTGCTACCGCAACCCCAAAAGAAACAAGCCCGGATGAAAAGGGTTCGATCATTTTACAACCCAATTTGTAGTTTTGATTAATTGGAgctgaattttgtttttttgttgttaatattttgtgttttttcttttggggggAGATGCAGGTGTGAAGCAGCAATGGAAAGCAGCGATAGACTTCAAGTGGATAAGAGACAACAAGGACGCGGTTGCGGCCAACATAAAGAAGAGGAACTCCAATGCCAATTTGGAACTTGTGCTTGAGCTCTACCACAAAATGCTGAGTCTTCAAAAGGTCAGATTTTTAACTTTTGTGATTGATTGATTTGCTGAATCTTTACAAGTGCTGCAGGCAATATGTATTTCGATTAACTGCTCCGCGGGGTTTATGTCCTGTTGTGCAATTGGCTTTAGAGTTTGGAAAtttgttgttttgagttttGAAGAAGTGTTGTTTTGTTTCTCAGTTTATGTAGCTAATTGTTACTCACAGAAAGCAGGAAGTTGAACGGCTTCGTGGGGAAAGGAATGTGGTGGCAAACAAGATGAAAGGAAAGTTGGAGCCATCCGAGCGTCAAAAACTTATAGATGAAGGTATCATTGTGCCCTTCTTTTGTAtattcattttgttttcttggtatgctgatttagATTTGAGTTATTTAGAATTATTGGCTTTTGCGTTCAGGAAAGAATCTGAAGGAAGGGCTTCTTTCTTTGGAAGAAGACCTGCTTAGACTTACTGATGAGCTTCAGCAGGAAGCACAATGTATACCAAATATGACTCATCCTGATGTCCCAATAGGCGGAGAGGATTTTTCAACCTTAAGAAAtatggtctctctctctctctctctctctctctctctctctaacacaCACATGCGCGCTCACAAGAGAGGTTTTGTAGTCCATGTTCGTTCCGCATTCTTCCTCATTTTCTATGTCCTTTTGTAGGTAGGCAGCCCACGTGAGTTTAGCTTTCCTGTCAAGGATCACCTTCAACTTGGAAAGGAACTAGATCTTTTTGATTTTGATGCTGCTTCAGGGGTACTATCTTTGTCTTATTTAATGTGTTGAAGTGTCTCTAGTATATAGTAAATGAAGAAAATCATGCCACTAATTTCCAGTCTCAGCATTTAAATTAGACTTTGTACTGAGTTGGAGATTTTGGGGATCTTTCTGGGATAAATTGGAAGATTTCATAAATTCTCTAGGTCGTGCTGATATCAAATCTAAAAAGCCTTATGCTACTTCCAAAACATTGGGTTTAAAGGGAAAGGGTTTTTTCTATGCAACTAAGATTTTGCTAATTTCTACAGGTCAGTGGCTCAAAGTTTTACTATCTGAAGAATGAAGCGGTACTCCTAGAGATGGCCCTTATTAACTGGACGCTCTTGGAAGTCATGAAAAGGGGCTTCACACCTTTAACAACCCCTGAAATTGTAAGATCTTCTGTTGTTGAAAAATGTGGTTTCCAACCCCGAGGAGCAAATACCCAGGTTAGTTCAAACATTCTCTTTCTCGTAGTCTGCTAAGAAATAAAATGTTGTCTTATCTCTGGCTAAATATAAACAGGTGTATTCTATTGAGGATAGTGATCAGTGCCTCATCGGCACAGCAGAGATTCCTGTTGGGGGAATTCATATGGATTCTATACTTGCTGCATCATTGTTACCTCTGAAATATGTGGCAGTTTCCCATTGCTTCCGTACTGAGGCAGGCGCTGCAGGTACAGCATCAAGGTAAATTATCAACATTTCCAGTGACCTCATATATCCTTTGTGGTTTATACTTCATCACTTTCTTAATCtactttaaattattaattaaacgCAACAACATATCTATTTCTCTgtcaaaaaacaattttttattaacagaaaacaaaagaaattataAGAAGCGCGAGCAAGTAGTTAAATGCAACGGCGTATGAATACATAAACCAAATTGGTTCACCCTTTCTTTGTGAAAAATACTCAAACCACTTGGGTTATGGTCCCATATTATTGTTAATATTCCTATTTTTTCTAAACGGCATCTGCAAAATTGGAAATTTCTATCCGTGACTGTCCAAATATGCCAACATGATGAATGTCATCATGCTTTAATTATCCAGTCTATCCAACCCAAATGAGGTGGCTTTTGTATAGTAGTCAATGAATATCAAAATGATTTGTGGTGTTATATGCCTTGAACTTTGAAAGCATTTTTTTCATGCCCGCTAGTGATAGGGATCCACTGGTTGGCTCTCTTGTAAGCAATGTTTATTTTCTATCCACAAGAATCTGGGAGTGGAATATGTGAATGATACACCAATTTTCAATCTAACTTTCTGTAGTTTCGGTTTGTAACTTGTAAGTGACAGATTGAAATCTTAAGTAAGATGCGTTCTGCCTACTATGTGCAGTCCAAAATATGGCATGGTTTATTGTCTCTGTTTTTGTGGACATGCAGAAGCATTCTTATCAATTGTATTAAATTTCTAAACAGTGGTCCAAAATCAAATTTTTGTTACAATTTCTGCGGTGGCAATATCTCCATATGGTGGAAGGTTATACCCCgtaggtttttgtttttcatagTCTTGTGTGCAAGTAGAGAATATTCTGTAAGACTTGTAGGCTTTGTCCATCGTACGATAAATTGTTTTTATTCTGTTCAGGGGTCTGTATCGCGTCCACCAATTCAGCAAGCTGGAGATGTTTATATTATGCCGACCCGAGGATAGTGATTTGTACCATGAAGAGCTCATAAGAATTGAAGAAGACCTGTTTTCATCGCTAGGATTACACTACAAGTGAGTACTTCTACACAACCTTCTGATTGTTCAGCTGATTTGACTTTTCTATGTTTACGGTAATGTCGAGTTTCTTGACAGAACTTTGGACATGGCATCTGGGGATTTAGGTGCGCCTGCTTATCGTAAATTTGATATTGAAGCATGGATGCCTGGTTTAGCAAGATATGGAGAGGTATTGCAATGATCTCTCCCcttgaaagaaaaaaggaacAAAACTTGTTCTTGGTTTCATGGGCTAGGCTATAAAACTGCTAGTTCAAAGTTGTTTTTTGAGGTAGCAAagatttatgtttttgtttgattattCTGAAATCTTCTAACCAATATGAATGGCGGACAGATATCAAGCGCATCGAACTGTACAGACTATCAAAGTCGTCGTCTTGGGATCCGGTTTCGTTCTGCAGAACCAGCGTTAACAAATCCTAAGAAGGGCAAAAGCAGCCTCGCTCCACCAGAGTTTGTTCACACACTGAATGCAACGGCCTGTGCAGTACCACGAATGATCGTATGCATACTTGAGAACAACCAGCAAGAAGATGGCTCGGTCATTATCCCTGAGCCATTGAGGCCCTTTATGGGCGGACTTGAGTCCATATATCCCAAACCTAGGTAGGATGATGTTGCAAATTATATTTGTTCGGAAATTTCTGTGGGATCATTCTTTGGTTATGAGATTTTTCATAGGTGGGAGTGGGGAGTGTAAGAAAAGCCTACAAATACAGCGGTCATTTCTTAAAGTTTATTTGGAATCCTTGGCATCGAGAGATGATCATTATAGAGTGTTTTGAGCTCTGTTGCAACAAATCGCATTGTGTATGTCGTCGCGCAATGCTTTTCTTAGGATTCAAACAAGTCTGCACTTTTGGGTGTTCCAGATAGGTGGATTTACCTGGGCGGCAAGGCAACCGAAGCTGCCTCGCTCTAAGATTGTATGAAAACACCACATTTGAGAATGTCCCTCCTATGAAATCTGTCCTCACCAGCAGCATCAGCTTCAATTTTATTACCTATATAGGCAATGGCAGACAATTTGGTTCTGTATGAAAACAGCACAAAACCAAGAGGactttttgtgatttaaaaacTCATTTCTCATTTCAGGAGAAACGAGCAACTGAGATGCTAAGGGGTTTTAACTTGCGTATATAAAATGACGTGATTAGTTTGGAATACCGTCATCTCAATCTCCCAGTgcatattattttattcatttctCAGAAGACGCAAATAaatcataaacaaaagaaacttACAGAAGGAATGGGATATTTTGGGGCGTTGAGGTTGGCAGTGGCAGGAGGAAGTGGTAGAAATGAAGGGACTGTTGAGACGACGGACACTGCCATTGCCGCCACTGCGCTGATTACTGTCTATCTTTGAGAATCACTGTCTTGACTGGCAAGATTCAATAGTCTTTATGTTCACCCCCAGAATTCGTCATGAGCCTCATGGGCATGTCGGAAATTTGCTCGAACAAGAAACTGGTGATTGTGAGCGTGCCACTATTAGTTGCCGCTAGTAGACAGGTTTGAACGGTTGAGATCGCGCATGAGTTCGACTTCTAACCAAGAGATTGCGTCATTGAGTGGGAGCGGCTCAAATCAAGGTTCTCTCTTTGCCTTAAagataaggactttacttatgtGGAGAAATgtaacaatatgtaaatgaaatgacaaagttgCTAGAAGTGTAAAGGACAAAGGAAAATAAATGACTGGTATTGTAAAttgtttgtaaattaaatgattgGAAATGAGTTGTATAGAAATGTAATTATTTAAAGTACAAAGCATTATAAGTAGACCTGTAAATGGGTCGGGTTCaatccgacccgttaagttaacgggtcatccgaactcgacccgttaacacccgttaacaattattattattttattttttttgcatagagtttattttttgttgttaagactttactgaaattattaaaacatcctcaactaacgggtcTAACAGGTTGACCCAAAATGACCCGTTagcgacccaacccgttaagcatccccccaaatactaatattaacgggtcgggtcgggtcCAAAATGTCAGGTCTAATTATAAGTACAAAGGGATGCCAAATACAAGGTTCGAGCTTGTTCCCAATGGATCAGGCAAGTTGCTCTAGCCTTGTGGCAATTTCTGGTGGTTTGGGGAATGGCTTTGAAGgttgtaaataaaaatacaaaggaGATCAATACTATCGAGTTAGCAGTAGAGCTAAAAACAAGGAAAGTAGAGGGTGCTTGGCTAAAAGTAAATGTTTACAAGAAAATTGAGGAGCTGATTTGAGTAAAGTTGCTTGATTGATTGGTTAAGTGTCTTTAATTCTTTTGCGTCTGCTTCTTTATATAGAGTGCTGAGAAAGTGATTTTGCTGAGAACATTGAACTTGTAGAGAGAAGCTCCACTACCAGCTTGCatatgaaataatattaaaagagGCAAGCTTGCATTTCCATCACATGTCTCTCTCCCACTtgcaataaattaataattaaaataaacaagttAGTTTCTTTCACCACATATACATCTCCTAAGTCTGCCAACATCCTTACTCACAATAAAGCCACCACTTTAAACCATGTGGAGATACATTCTCACATGCAACTTTTGGTATATTTGCACACTAATCCCCAAAAATGTCACATTTTAGCTTTAAACCTAAGTAAAATTTTGCATATTTTAGGTGCAAACACTTTTAGTCTTTCTTCAAGTGGTGGAGGctggggagggagagagagtgacaGTAACACCGACTTATGATATTGTGTTATCCTATCTTTAAGCCCACGGGATCAATATTGATGAGAACCCCAAGTCTAAAGTAAAGACTAACAATTCCAAACAACAAAGTTTTGTGTCAACATGTAACTGTAACATCGTCACATAATTGTAATATAAACACATATTATAACATGGGTTAATTGAATTTGGTAATCCAGCACAAATAAGCTTCTCCGAATTACTCTAGTACAATTTACACATTGTTATTTCTTTGATTACTTTTGTTAGAAGAGTTTCATACAAGGGGTTAAAAGGTCATTTTGATTTAACCATTTGTGGTCTCAGTGGCAAAAAATTATGGCGTATGCAAtcactctctttctttttcatcaCGTGACTCAATACATATTCACATAGTTACATTCCAAGACACACCATGAGAcgtaaatttgaaaattttaaagcaGCTAATGCGGACTGTGAAGGGCTTCTACtaaactgaagaaaaaaaaatgcagacaATAACCGAGATAGAGTCAAATTCTTTCACTTATACTGCATCAAATAGTTACGAATACACGAAGAGTGCTTGTTCCTTTGGAAACAAACAAATGATCTATTTTCGTATCCCCCAACGTGAATCATTCTATATCGAACTCTAGAAACTTTGGAAAGCACATAAATGGAAAGCCCTCTTTCCAGCGATCCATTCCCTGACCTGAACGTACTTGCATTTTACTCTTCATCAACACTATAACAACTCACCACCAGCTATCTAAACTCGGGATATACACACTTCGCTGTCCTATGCATACAACCGAAACACAAACTTCTAAGTTACAATAAATTGTAAAGAAAGATTGTGTCACCACCCTACCAGTGCAGGAACCTTTTCGTTAGAGGAACCATTTCGTAGTTTTGAAATCTCTGAGATGATTAGCGAGCTCTTTGCATTGGCATTTCTTTTCTACACAAACAATCTGGTAAGGGGTTCTCGTAAAAGGGTTCTTCCGAACGAAGCTTATCCTTCCCCCTAAGTCCTGGAGCAGGACCTCTTCTTTTCCGTGGGGAGCCTTGCCTGCATAACCACCATCACAGACAGTTATGAAAAATAAGGATAACAGAAAAATCGTTATTTGTGAATGTTTACAATTCACAATAACCAGATATGATATTGGTTGGGATAAAGTGATTGTCATGGAACTTCAAATCTTTAGGTGAGAAATCACACACCGTTTCCTGTGCATTTGAACAACTCTATTTGATAAGGTTTTGCCTTCCTCAAGTGTTCCCTGCTCAAGTTTGTCAAACAGAGAAACAAGGGCTTTTCTGATAAACACACACAAGCACAAAACAGATTCAGTTTGCGGCATATCTGGTCAGAGCACGGTGTTTGGAGTAGTTCAAAACATATCATTCCAAAAAGAAATCGCCTTGCCTGTCAGGGTTTATTGTTTTCCTGTGTCCAAGAAAGCGACGGTGACCTTCAACTGCCGCCGCCATATGTCCTGGATATGTAGGTATAAATACATCACTTTCAACTGAAACAAGGTAGTCAAGCGCAGCCATTTGAGACGCATGATTGGTAAAAGGTTCAAGCTCCTCAACGGATGCCAAGGTTTCCTGAAAGTGAAAACCAGCATTACAGTCCATGTGTCAGGATTTCAGACATACCCAGATATGTCCGaatgacaaaaaatttcaaGATAAATTGAATAGATATATAGATGTTCATTTGGACTTCCTCCTGATCATTTTCTTAGTCACATGGGAGACTTGCTGCTCTGATGTCATTTTCTACATTTCTAAAAGAACTTTATCAGTTGTGCATAACAATCCACATGACTCTTAATCAATATCTGTTTTATCTCTGATAATCTGCACTGCATATATCAGCAGGTTCGCCACCTTTGTTCACACCAATAAATCAAAATCTCAACGCCCACTCAAACTTTATGGATAAAATTCTAATTTGAGTATGGCATTAGCTCTTGATGGTTTTAATGATGTACAGCCATAGAGAAATCTTTCTTCGTACCCAGattttaaaagaaacaaaaatgtgTGGCCAGATGACAGTGAAATGCACAAGATAACATTCCGTCTGAGATTATAATTCTAAGTAATTTGGGCCCCCAAGAAGAGTAGCAGTACCATTAGTTCAAAATAGTATTAACGGATATGGCCAATATATTGGATCGACTAATGTGCCGAGCTCCCTTGCTACAGCAGTCGTGATACTTTTCTATCTACATTCTATATAAATTGGAATGTCATATATTCAATTTAAACTTCAAGGTCAGCCACAGACATTCTAAAAGTTTCATTATATTCCATTCAGAGCTCAGTTATTTAACAAAACAGAAAAGATCAATTATAAACATCAATGATACCTTGCTCTTCAGTATGGGATAACGGGATAGTAGATCAGCCATACGAGAATCACCATATATCTTTCCAGCAGCAATGTAGATAGGTGTGTTTGGTGGGTACCCAAGAGCACTGAGAAAAATTCCAGTCTCCCTTGGAGTTAATGGGCAATACCCGCTGGATCTCTGTTCTATGGAATTAATTTCCTTGTTTCTCCAGGTTTTTGTGTTCTCCCTGCATGTTCCAAATAAAACAGGCATCACAAAAGCTCAAGGATTAACCAACGTGACAGAATTTCTCCCAACATAAGTTTTTCATACCGGATGATCCTTAGTTCATCAGCTTCAGATGGAGTTAAATCCTGCGTGCATCCACTAAAGGCAAGCATGTCCTTCTCAAATCGTAAATGAAGGGCAATAAAAGGACCAAACGACCTCATCCGATCAACTAACAACTAAAACATtaatgaaacaaaaataaaattgtaaaatagaTGGAATAGGACTAAAAAGTTATAATAGGCATTCCAGAAATCAAACTAGCATGTAGATCTAAGAATTTACTTTTCCCATTGCTTCAATTTGAGGTGTAAAACGCAGAGCTTCATAACAAGCACGACAGCGAAGTTTCTGTATATCTAGAGGTAGGTTGTTATTTGCTAAGCGAGCATCAGCTTTGGAGGCTCGAATAACCTTAGAAAAAGAATAAAGTGTTTAACAAGAtgattttgattaattcaaaaaagaatatataaaatACATTGCATAAACCAGAGTGTTCCAGAAACCACACCTCGTACACTTCCCAGAGACTAGCTATCTCATCTTGGTAATAATCCATACTAGCCCAGCTTCTGAAAAGCTTTAGTGCTCTGGGACCAGAAGCAAGTTCCTTGGGAAgcttttttacaattttaacaTCATTAGCTAGAGCCTTGATAAAATGATCTTCGTCAAAAACATCTGAGAAGTTGCTGCGCAACATATATAGGGAACAAATTTTTGCATCAAGGACATAATAGCTAAGAATAAAACAGAATTCAGAGTGTAAAATAAGTGACAGTGTTACCTAGAGTCTTTCCAAAACGACCGTTGATCAAGTTCTGGAATAACAAGAGTGGCATTTATGATGCGGGCTACAGCTACCATGTCACATATCTGGAATTCAAGGATGACACATTTCAGCTCCATTCAATAATCAGATGACGATATTCATAAAACTATCATGTACATGGAGCCAAGCAAAATATTCTATGGCTTCTGTGTCTACCATTGTGAAACACACTAATTGGCCATCTAAATAGATTTGTTGCGTGATGTCATGTAGCCTACCACGATGGTAAGAATTGTGCAGTTCTAAGGTTTTTATCACTTAAATCTTACATAGGTACAGACCAAACCCCACAACATATAGGCAGGTACAGCCGAGTCAAAATTGTGCACCATGAAGTCCATGTTTTTATAACTATAGAAATTGCAGCAACCAATTAATATTTGCAAACTGCAACTGGATAAAATAATGAGACAACTCTCAAAGCTTAAATGCCCTATTTAGTAATAGAAAAGAAAGAGGGATAAAGGCCTATCCCAAAACTTTATGCAAATACAACTTGAGATCCCAATGTGACAGATTAGAATCAGATTATTGTTTCACATTAGTAATATGAGTGAGATTAGAATCAGACTATTTTTCCAGAGTCTATCaatgagaaaaaaaacaatatacaacaacaacaaccactaaatatcccactaagtggggtcggctgtatgaatcctaaaacgccACTGCGCTTGGTTTTGCGCAAGTCTTTCGTTAATTACATTCGCAGAAATCAAACACTGGATCCATCCATAATCCTAACCCATTAACCCACCCTCTCTCACGGTCACACCGCTTGGGCTAACCTCAAGGGATTAACATAAATGAATTTTTGCTACACACATTTCAAAATCAAAATGTGGACAAGATCAAAATTCAACACAATACATTTGAGAAAGAGAGTGTGTTCATATACCCCTGCACGCATCTGGTTGAGACCACCATTTGTACGCACTTGAAAGTAGCCCCGTGACTCTGCAGGAGCTGAATAAACAACAGTAAAGTGGAAATTAGGAACACCAAGGATATGTCATTATGTCATAGCTACACAATAAATCTCTACCAGTAACTTACGTGTATAGTTCGGAGTTGGCTCTACACACTGCACAAAATCGGGAGTCGGTGGAAtcttccatagcttgtcatccAATATCCGACTTGTATCATCCAACTGTCAAGTCTAAAGGAGTGAAAACATGAAAGATGTATAACTTTGTCACATGAACAAATGTATCTAAAGTCTACAAGATTAAGACCCAAGTCCTAACTCCTAACGAAAGGAATATACAGCTTCTATTgtgtttcttttctctttttcgcCAAAGGTAATGTGTTCAGTAATATCTTATTCCGTTGAATCGTAATAACGCAAACCATGAAGTTGATGCattcaaattcttcttctttAGTTTTCCTAGGTTGTCACAATATCAACATTCAAGTGGAGTGCATAAAGGAATCATCAATCATATACGTATCGATCATTTGATACTTTTTCGGAACCAAACATACTTGTAAATGAACAAACCCAATAGTAATGCATacataacaacaacaaaaacaacaacgAAATTGAAATCTGCAGCATTTTTCATACAGACCCAACATTAATATTGTCGAAAAAAGTAAACCCATATCGTAAaaactacaaaagcttcaagaaAAATAtcgaaaaattgaatgaatttgcAATTGCATTTTCTGGAAATAATAAGAAAGTGCGACAACAGAGATGGGTCGGATAAGGAGATCACCGTGGGAAGCTTGACGGGGTCGGAGAAGTTAGGGACTttggagaaagagaagagagccACTAGCGCAATTAAGCATACGGCGCACGTTAGCACCTTCCTCACTGTCGCCAATGTTCTCCAGCTCTTCCTCTGCATCTGGTATCTGAAGCTCACTCATCCAGAGGCCTCGCCTGCAAATCCAAATGACGGGAAGGCTTTGGTTTGTGGGTTTTGTTGGGTTCGCGGGTTTTGGCGCTGATCTAAATCGGTTCGCCCGAACTCGGGCGTTTGTGACTGGATTTACGCTGCTTTTCGTGtgctttctgggtttttgcCGCTTTGGTAggttgtttagtttgtttttgagCACTGGTTAGTTcgcaataaaaaacaaaatgaaacaaaaattcatttgatatttattttatttttgacgttaatttctaattttcattttcaggACCCAATCAAAGTTTTGATCATTGAGTTAAAATTTTGGGAGAGCAATGATCTTTTTAGAAAAATCTGTCAGAATATTGTCTCGTATTTGACACTGCCAAGACCTAAAAATGTCACATGCAATCCAACCAAATATCGAGGCCCGAATGTCATGAAATACCCCAAACTAAGTCCAGACAAAGGAGCAGAGCCACTCTAAAGGGATCAGAATCCTCCCCTAAGCTCAAGGGTGAGGATCTGACCAAGCCTATCAGGCTATAaatatgagattttttttttaaaattgtaaTAATTGTAACTGTTGAATAAAATTTCAACGGTCTGATAGACTTGGCCAGAAGGATCCTCACTCTTAGCTTAGCTCATGAGAGGATCATGATCCCACTCTAAGGCCACCGTAGGCCTACCCTCACTACCCTTTCTAAATAATTTAGTActatgtatatgcatatatacatGCCTTTTATGTAAAGGGatccttattttttttcaaaaactagggattaggtgtggggctcaTTCCACATTGAACTTCAACAATCCGAAccatctattttgtaagtctcgtttcatagatcatccttacaaaaattcaatgcaattcaatccaaaatcatttgtctatttaattatcaagataaaatttcattaatttCGTTGTTTCTTATACAACAAAAAttattcgttaatttctttgaactcaattagatgtcttaaacattttcgatttggctaatactttgcaaggatgatctatgaggtgcaacttgaaaaatagacggttcggatcattaaagtttgatgtggtgtggactccacaactaatccctatttttataaaaaaaaaatgaggatctTTTCCATTAAaggtttcctatatatatatttaatgacacaccccgatcctagaatcaaggcgtgctggtcgtcacgtgagtgtgacgtagccaaaagtgcgacacggaagcaagatataacagaaatatgaaggaatttaaaccaACCACTAGCAGTAATAACCTACTAGCATCAAAGAGagagttataaagtaaaacacacgaattcagagcgtaggtataagtgcagtcaagtaggaccataattaaagtacaacacccgcaagtgagtcctacatgcagaacgtctgtcagaatgccgaaaaagacctcgtgagccaccaactgctaactagaacctggaggggcgcaaaacaaagatgagtgggtcagtaaaaccaaagatt includes:
- the LOC103413280 gene encoding O-fucosyltransferase 7-like isoform X1 → MQRKSWRTLATVRKVLTCAVCLIALVALFSFSKVPNFSDPVKLPTLDDTSRILDDKLWKIPPTPDFVQCVEPTPNYTPPAESRGYFQVRTNGGLNQMRAGICDMVAVARIINATLVIPELDQRSFWKDSSNFSDVFDEDHFIKALANDVKIVKKLPKELASGPRALKLFRSWASMDYYQDEIASLWEVYEVIRASKADARLANNNLPLDIQKLRCRACYEALRFTPQIEAMGKLLVDRMRSFGPFIALHLRFEKDMLAFSGCTQDLTPSEADELRIIRENTKTWRNKEINSIEQRSSGYCPLTPRETGIFLSALGYPPNTPIYIAAGKIYGDSRMADLLSRYPILKSKETLASVEELEPFTNHASQMAALDYLVSVESDVFIPTYPGHMAAAVEGHRRFLGHRKTINPDRKALVSLFDKLEQGTLEEGKTLSNRVVQMHRKRQGSPRKRRGPAPGLRGKDKLRSEEPFYENPLPDCLCRKEMPMQRAR
- the LOC103413279 gene encoding serine--tRNA ligase, chloroplastic/mitochondrial-like isoform X2, producing the protein MKGKLEPSERQKLIDEGKNLKEGLLSLEEDLLRLTDELQQEAQCIPNMTHPDVPIGGEDFSTLRNMVGSPREFSFPVKDHLQLGKELDLFDFDAASGVSGSKFYYLKNEAVLLEMALINWTLLEVMKRGFTPLTTPEIVRSSVVEKCGFQPRGANTQVYSIEDSDQCLIGTAEIPVGGIHMDSILAASLLPLKYVAVSHCFRTEAGAAGTASRGLYRVHQFSKLEMFILCRPEDSDLYHEELIRIEEDLFSSLGLHYKTLDMASGDLGAPAYRKFDIEAWMPGLARYGEISSASNCTDYQSRRLGIRFRSAEPALTNPKKGKSSLAPPEFVHTLNATACAVPRMIVCILENNQQEDGSVIIPEPLRPFMGGLESIYPKPR
- the LOC103413279 gene encoding serine--tRNA ligase, chloroplastic/mitochondrial-like isoform X1 yields the protein MGLGGTTLQTLKLATIPPPSFSSSFRSVFKPFSQTFLCHRSRRQRFPFPLPFFVRGLSAPAAQATATATPKETSPDEKGVKQQWKAAIDFKWIRDNKDAVAANIKKRNSNANLELVLELYHKMLSLQKEVERLRGERNVVANKMKGKLEPSERQKLIDEGKNLKEGLLSLEEDLLRLTDELQQEAQCIPNMTHPDVPIGGEDFSTLRNMVGSPREFSFPVKDHLQLGKELDLFDFDAASGVSGSKFYYLKNEAVLLEMALINWTLLEVMKRGFTPLTTPEIVRSSVVEKCGFQPRGANTQVYSIEDSDQCLIGTAEIPVGGIHMDSILAASLLPLKYVAVSHCFRTEAGAAGTASRGLYRVHQFSKLEMFILCRPEDSDLYHEELIRIEEDLFSSLGLHYKTLDMASGDLGAPAYRKFDIEAWMPGLARYGEISSASNCTDYQSRRLGIRFRSAEPALTNPKKGKSSLAPPEFVHTLNATACAVPRMIVCILENNQQEDGSVIIPEPLRPFMGGLESIYPKPR
- the LOC103413280 gene encoding O-fucosyltransferase 7-like isoform X2, whose amino-acid sequence is MRAGICDMVAVARIINATLVIPELDQRSFWKDSSNFSDVFDEDHFIKALANDVKIVKKLPKELASGPRALKLFRSWASMDYYQDEIASLWEVYEVIRASKADARLANNNLPLDIQKLRCRACYEALRFTPQIEAMGKLLVDRMRSFGPFIALHLRFEKDMLAFSGCTQDLTPSEADELRIIRENTKTWRNKEINSIEQRSSGYCPLTPRETGIFLSALGYPPNTPIYIAAGKIYGDSRMADLLSRYPILKSKETLASVEELEPFTNHASQMAALDYLVSVESDVFIPTYPGHMAAAVEGHRRFLGHRKTINPDRKALVSLFDKLEQGTLEEGKTLSNRVVQMHRKRQGSPRKRRGPAPGLRGKDKLRSEEPFYENPLPDCLCRKEMPMQRAR